In one window of Hymenobacter nivis DNA:
- the rplI gene encoding 50S ribosomal protein L9, which produces MEIILRDDVKGLGYKNDIVTVKPGYGRNFLLPQGLAMLADKTNKKITAENVRQAAHKADKVKGDAQAVADQIGGMVLDILAKVGESGKIFGRVTTLQLAEALKAKGIEVDRKRLSFDQEPSAAGDYTATLSLHKEVKHTVNFRVVAE; this is translated from the coding sequence ATGGAAATTATCCTCAGAGACGACGTCAAGGGCCTCGGCTACAAGAACGACATCGTAACCGTGAAGCCGGGCTACGGCCGTAACTTCTTGTTGCCGCAGGGCTTGGCCATGCTGGCCGACAAAACGAACAAGAAGATTACGGCTGAGAATGTGCGCCAGGCGGCTCACAAAGCCGATAAAGTGAAGGGCGATGCCCAGGCCGTGGCCGACCAGATCGGCGGCATGGTGCTGGACATCCTAGCCAAGGTGGGCGAAAGCGGCAAAATCTTTGGCCGCGTCACCACGTTGCAGCTGGCCGAAGCTTTGAAAGCTAAGGGCATCGAAGTGGACCGCAAGCGTCTATCGTTCGACCAAGAGCCTTCGGCGGCTGGCGACTACACTGCTACTTTGAGCCTGCACAAGGAAGTGAAGCACACCGTAAACTTCCGCGTGGTAGCAGAGTAA
- a CDS encoding class I SAM-dependent methyltransferase, producing the protein MRKYSVIWLLGPAAGALLAACAQMPTETATTGRVGALAALSPAPPLPDTSGYELAPPRDPNGIGKYYLGRQIAHVMGHEGADWLERSDRSHEEGTDLLLKELQLKPTDVVADIGAGTGYFSFRIARLVPQGQVLAVDIQPEMVAELTANKAKNHLANVRPVLGAADNPNLPAGAVDLVLIVDAYHEFDYPREMGRAIRQALRPGTGRLALVEYRAEDPNVPIKRIHKMDVAQARKEMAAVGLEFAGAIESLPQQHLLLFRRPK; encoded by the coding sequence ATGCGTAAATATTCTGTGATTTGGTTGCTCGGCCCGGCGGCAGGGGCCCTCTTGGCCGCTTGTGCCCAGATGCCCACCGAAACCGCCACCACTGGCCGCGTAGGGGCCCTGGCGGCGCTATCTCCCGCCCCGCCCCTGCCCGACACCAGCGGCTACGAGCTGGCCCCGCCCCGCGACCCCAACGGCATCGGCAAGTACTATCTAGGCCGCCAGATTGCCCACGTGATGGGCCACGAAGGCGCCGACTGGCTGGAACGCAGTGACCGCAGCCATGAGGAAGGCACCGACTTGCTTCTCAAAGAGTTGCAGCTAAAGCCCACCGACGTAGTGGCCGACATCGGGGCCGGCACGGGCTACTTTTCGTTTCGGATAGCCCGGCTGGTACCCCAAGGCCAGGTGCTGGCCGTTGACATTCAGCCCGAGATGGTTGCCGAGCTGACCGCCAACAAGGCCAAAAACCACCTCGCCAACGTGCGCCCCGTGCTAGGTGCGGCCGACAACCCTAACCTGCCCGCCGGCGCCGTGGACCTGGTACTAATCGTGGACGCCTACCACGAGTTCGACTACCCACGCGAAATGGGCAGGGCCATCCGGCAGGCCCTGCGCCCCGGCACCGGCCGCCTGGCCCTGGTGGAGTACCGCGCCGAGGACCCTAACGTGCCCATCAAGCGCATTCACAAAATGGACGTGGCCCAGGCGCGTAAGGAAATGGCCGCCGTGGGCCTGGAATTTGCCGGCGCCATCGAATCCCTGCCCCAGCAGCACCTGCTGCTGTTTCGCCGGCCCAAGTAG
- a CDS encoding GSCFA domain-containing protein: MAQQLPPSARVLTLGSCFADSIGARLAAHKVNVVVNPFGTVFQPLAMGRLLRAALGEDVDWQQHLVEARGRWQSYDLHGSQGAPTPVELLHDIQQTVRRTGEFLRGADAVLLTLGTAWAYRLRETGELVSNCHKMPAELFEKELLTPDEIINALAETHAYLRRINPKLRVILTVSPVRHLRDTLPLNAVSKSVLRVACHYLSELLPEVSYFPAYELLADDLRDYRFYAADMLHPSEVAEDYIWEKFARTYFDADFGRFRKEWAGLSQALGHRPLNAAAPEHRQFLVATRERLERLSRQRVNVAAELREVDERLATLPVPADVVTPGPELDAEERVDVGNAKTVEALSLTEAAASADGALATNNERHARLSPEEFRAQRAARNNRPGRGRREDRNADPNAEQPAADAAATADAVATADLAAPFEAFDDSAVETPPAVEGAELDPAKKKKRRSRGGAKRTARKNAAKLAADGDDEGLAPTEPDATAEGGPALPRNPQPEARKSSVITKSVPVKRGGRGRDRSQDDAAPVETMANGYTPASTQEAAVQQPDKAPQPSINEPVAQAATAADESMTSQADRTGNRRNQGPKTRPLFATLAQEAPGASDTSEATPVDAVSQPAPAAAAKKPSRRRPSLMTETPPMTPIVPIRTAPQVGVAAGRMRGSDATLIASVPAKKALAPKAAVSKAAAPKATAPKAADVPKAAAPNKATPKATMPKASVKEVAVPKVAAVTAPAAAANTLTAKAPKATAPKGSTPKAVVSKAKIPKTAAPKATAPKADKPKVKAPKATPKAKAPTLAPAPPEAPAPAAKRPAKPRAKKDAGSPE, from the coding sequence ATGGCGCAACAGCTGCCGCCGTCGGCGCGGGTGCTTACGCTAGGCTCTTGCTTTGCAGATAGCATTGGTGCACGCCTGGCCGCACACAAAGTAAACGTGGTAGTAAACCCCTTCGGCACGGTGTTCCAGCCCTTGGCGATGGGCCGGCTGCTGCGGGCGGCGCTGGGCGAAGACGTGGATTGGCAGCAGCACTTGGTGGAAGCCCGGGGCCGCTGGCAGAGCTACGACCTGCACGGCAGCCAGGGGGCCCCCACACCGGTAGAGCTGCTGCACGACATTCAGCAGACGGTGCGCCGCACGGGCGAATTTCTGCGCGGGGCCGATGCGGTACTACTCACGCTGGGCACGGCCTGGGCCTACCGCCTGCGCGAAACCGGTGAATTGGTAAGCAACTGCCACAAAATGCCCGCCGAACTGTTCGAAAAGGAACTGCTGACCCCGGACGAAATCATTAACGCGCTGGCCGAAACGCACGCTTACCTGCGGCGCATTAACCCCAAGCTGCGCGTTATCCTGACGGTGAGCCCGGTGCGCCACCTGCGCGATACCCTGCCACTGAATGCGGTGAGCAAATCGGTGCTGCGCGTGGCCTGCCACTACCTCAGCGAACTGTTGCCGGAAGTGAGCTATTTCCCGGCCTACGAGCTACTGGCGGATGACTTGCGTGACTACCGGTTTTATGCCGCTGACATGCTGCACCCGTCGGAAGTAGCGGAGGACTACATATGGGAGAAGTTTGCCCGCACGTACTTTGATGCCGATTTTGGTCGTTTCCGCAAAGAGTGGGCGGGGCTGAGCCAGGCCCTGGGCCACCGGCCTCTGAACGCCGCGGCCCCCGAACACCGGCAGTTTCTGGTTGCCACCCGCGAGCGGCTGGAGCGCCTGAGCCGCCAGCGCGTGAACGTGGCCGCCGAACTGCGCGAAGTAGACGAGCGGCTCGCTACGCTGCCCGTGCCCGCCGATGTGGTAACACCCGGGCCGGAGCTTGACGCAGAAGAGCGGGTGGATGTTGGCAACGCCAAAACGGTGGAAGCGCTTTCCTTGACAGAGGCGGCAGCCAGCGCGGATGGGGCCCTGGCAACAAATAATGAGCGGCACGCACGCTTGTCACCGGAAGAGTTCCGGGCGCAACGCGCGGCGCGCAACAACCGGCCGGGGCGCGGCCGGCGCGAGGACCGCAACGCGGATCCGAACGCTGAGCAGCCCGCTGCCGATGCTGCCGCAACGGCCGATGCCGTGGCAACTGCTGACTTAGCTGCACCCTTTGAGGCGTTCGACGATAGTGCTGTTGAGACTCCGCCCGCCGTTGAGGGAGCCGAACTGGACCCAGCGAAAAAGAAGAAGCGCCGTTCGCGGGGCGGTGCCAAGCGCACGGCCCGCAAAAACGCCGCTAAGCTTGCTGCTGATGGCGATGACGAAGGACTTGCCCCTACCGAGCCGGACGCAACGGCCGAGGGGGGCCCAGCCTTGCCGCGCAATCCGCAACCGGAAGCCCGCAAATCGAGCGTCATCACCAAATCGGTACCCGTGAAACGGGGCGGCCGTGGGCGTGACCGTTCGCAAGACGACGCAGCCCCGGTGGAGACAATGGCCAATGGGTACACGCCGGCTTCGACGCAGGAAGCAGCAGTGCAGCAACCGGATAAGGCACCACAGCCAAGCATCAATGAGCCGGTAGCCCAGGCAGCGACAGCGGCTGATGAGTCAATGACTTCTCAGGCCGACCGCACGGGCAACCGGCGCAACCAGGGGCCCAAAACCCGGCCTTTGTTTGCCACCCTGGCGCAAGAGGCCCCGGGCGCTTCAGATACCTCGGAAGCAACTCCTGTAGACGCTGTCAGCCAGCCAGCCCCGGCCGCAGCAGCGAAGAAGCCGAGTCGTCGCCGGCCGTCGCTCATGACCGAAACGCCGCCCATGACGCCCATCGTACCGATTCGAACGGCACCGCAAGTTGGCGTAGCCGCGGGCCGAATGCGCGGCTCCGATGCTACGCTGATAGCCAGCGTACCGGCGAAGAAAGCCTTAGCGCCGAAAGCTGCCGTTTCAAAAGCTGCTGCGCCAAAGGCAACTGCGCCAAAAGCTGCTGACGTGCCGAAGGCTGCCGCACCGAACAAGGCTACACCAAAAGCCACCATGCCCAAAGCTTCGGTGAAGGAAGTTGCCGTACCCAAAGTTGCGGCTGTAACGGCCCCAGCGGCTGCGGCCAACACCCTTACAGCTAAGGCACCCAAAGCCACTGCGCCCAAGGGTAGTACGCCGAAAGCCGTTGTGTCGAAGGCTAAGATACCGAAAACCGCTGCGCCGAAGGCCACAGCCCCAAAGGCTGATAAACCGAAAGTGAAGGCCCCCAAAGCCACGCCGAAAGCCAAGGCCCCTACTCTGGCCCCAGCCCCGCCGGAGGCACCGGCACCCGCTGCGAAGCGCCCAGCCAAGCCTCGGGCGAAGAAGGACGCTGGCTCTCCCGAATAG
- a CDS encoding thioredoxin domain-containing protein, translated as MPEHAPNRLAHETSPYLLQHAYNPVDWYPWGPEALARAQAEQKPILVSIGYAACHWCHVMERESFEHEAVAAVMNTHFVCIKVDREERPDVDQVYMDALHAMGVQGGWPLNVFLTADAKPFYGGTYFPRTSWTQLLVNIGEAYAGEHRDELEQSAARFMAAIGTSELAKYGTTVGGGVSADEFKLLLYNLGLKFDRERGGTNRAPKFPMPSIWRFLLRAHAATGSAEALKQAVLTLREMAWGGIYDQAHGGFARYSVDGEWLAPHFEKMLYDNGQLVSLYSEAFQLTGEPLFRSVVYDTVEFVRLELTSEDGGFFSSLDADSEGEEGKFYVFTKDELRKILGPEEPLFSDYYHCTEEGNWEHGRNILHRRESDADFAAHHHLTPGALATAVAGWKEKIMAVRAGRVRPGLDDKILTGWNALMLQGLTDAYRAFGEPEFLAMAERNAAFIEKNLRRGPQLWRTFKAGTAHIDGFLEDYALVIQAYIGLYEVTFAEQWLRTAETLAEYAMGNFFDSAETQFFYTDSNAEPLIARKKELFDNVIPASNSVMAHNLRRLGRHLDRADYVDLAAAMLAQVRELVAKEPQHLANWASLYAALLYPGPEIAIVGNQAGAFRAELNQQFLFDTVLAGGPKMGKLPLLQHRPARPNHTDVYVCRNYACQAPVQTVADARVTLAVV; from the coding sequence ATGCCCGAACACGCCCCTAACCGCCTCGCCCACGAAACCAGTCCCTACCTGCTCCAACACGCCTACAACCCGGTGGACTGGTACCCGTGGGGCCCCGAGGCGCTGGCCCGCGCCCAAGCCGAGCAGAAGCCCATCCTAGTGAGCATTGGCTACGCGGCCTGCCACTGGTGCCACGTGATGGAGCGCGAATCGTTTGAGCACGAGGCGGTGGCGGCCGTGATGAACACGCATTTTGTGTGCATTAAGGTGGACCGTGAGGAGCGGCCCGACGTGGACCAAGTGTACATGGACGCCCTCCACGCAATGGGCGTGCAGGGCGGCTGGCCGCTGAACGTGTTTCTGACGGCCGACGCCAAGCCGTTCTACGGCGGCACGTACTTCCCCCGGACCAGCTGGACGCAGCTATTGGTCAACATCGGCGAAGCCTACGCCGGCGAGCACCGCGATGAATTGGAGCAGTCGGCAGCCCGGTTCATGGCCGCCATCGGGACCAGCGAGCTGGCGAAATACGGCACCACGGTGGGCGGCGGCGTGTCGGCCGACGAATTTAAGCTGCTGCTGTACAACCTCGGGCTAAAGTTTGACCGCGAGCGGGGCGGCACCAACCGGGCCCCCAAGTTTCCGATGCCCAGCATCTGGCGGTTTTTGCTGCGTGCCCACGCCGCCACGGGCAGCGCGGAAGCGCTCAAGCAAGCCGTGCTTACGCTGCGCGAGATGGCCTGGGGCGGTATTTACGACCAAGCCCACGGCGGCTTCGCCCGCTACTCGGTGGACGGCGAGTGGCTAGCCCCGCACTTCGAGAAAATGCTCTACGACAACGGCCAGTTGGTGAGCCTCTACAGCGAAGCCTTCCAGCTGACGGGCGAGCCGCTGTTTCGCAGCGTGGTGTACGATACCGTGGAGTTTGTACGCCTGGAGCTAACGAGCGAAGACGGCGGCTTTTTCTCGTCACTCGACGCTGACAGCGAGGGCGAGGAAGGCAAGTTCTACGTCTTCACCAAAGACGAGCTGCGCAAGATTTTGGGCCCTGAGGAGCCGTTATTTTCCGACTACTACCACTGCACGGAGGAGGGCAACTGGGAGCACGGGCGCAACATTTTGCACCGCCGCGAGTCCGACGCCGACTTTGCCGCCCACCACCACCTCACGCCCGGGGCCCTAGCCACAGCGGTGGCCGGCTGGAAGGAAAAAATAATGGCCGTGCGCGCCGGGCGGGTACGCCCCGGCCTCGACGACAAAATCCTGACCGGCTGGAACGCCCTTATGCTGCAGGGCCTCACCGACGCCTACCGGGCGTTTGGCGAGCCCGAATTTTTGGCGATGGCGGAGCGCAACGCGGCTTTTATTGAAAAAAACCTGCGCCGGGGGCCCCAGCTGTGGCGCACGTTCAAGGCCGGCACGGCGCACATCGATGGCTTTCTGGAAGACTACGCGCTGGTTATTCAGGCCTACATCGGCCTGTACGAGGTAACATTTGCCGAGCAGTGGCTGCGCACGGCCGAAACCCTAGCGGAATACGCAATGGGGAATTTTTTCGACTCCGCCGAAACGCAATTTTTTTATACCGACAGCAACGCTGAGCCGCTCATTGCCCGCAAAAAAGAACTGTTCGACAACGTTATTCCCGCCTCCAACTCGGTGATGGCGCACAACCTGCGCCGCCTGGGCCGCCACCTCGACCGCGCCGATTACGTGGACCTGGCCGCCGCCATGCTGGCCCAGGTGCGCGAATTGGTGGCCAAGGAGCCACAGCACCTCGCCAACTGGGCCTCACTCTACGCCGCGCTGTTGTACCCAGGGCCCGAAATTGCCATCGTGGGCAACCAAGCCGGCGCCTTCCGCGCCGAGCTGAACCAGCAGTTTCTATTCGATACCGTGCTGGCCGGGGGCCCCAAGATGGGCAAGCTACCGCTGCTCCAGCACCGCCCGGCGCGGCCCAACCACACCGACGTATACGTGTGCCGCAACTACGCCTGCCAAGCGCCTGTGCAAACCGTTGCCGATGCCCGAGTGACGCTGGCCGTAGTTTAG
- the priA gene encoding replication restart helicase PriA gives MTLALDFISPTPASAPDRVTLFVDVILPLPLPRLYTYRVPFELNDNVVIGGRVIVQFGAKKTLSCIVAAVHETPPANYQAKYILEFIDDAPVVTQPQLKLFRWMADYYLCTLGEVINAALPAALKLSSESRIQLHPGFAREDNEYPLTPQEGIIVDALGTVSDGKALTFTEVGDLLGIASFHKVIKSLMHKDVIFLFEHTADKYAPKVLKKVRLAHRYVSAGALEELFNVLGSKPKQLDALLHYLQRVPVVQNEHANHAGLEKAALTSSPRLSASAVNTLIKNGVLEQFDQIVSRFPMDDGTATQPNFDLTAAQLAARDEIMTHFGARDIALLHGVTGSGKTEIYIDLIQQALAGGGQVLYLLPEIALTAQIVTRLLRVFGARLGVYHSKFSDNERVEVWNGVLGGRFQVVVGVRSAVFLPFDNLALIIVDEEHESSYKQYDPAPRYNAREVALMMGSFQGAKVLLGSATPAVETYYQARQGRYGLVTLSKRFGEAGMPDVELVDTRKAREQKTMHNHFSAELLGEIERKLGAQEQVILFQNRRGYSPVVACDDCGWIPKCANCAVSLSYHKHSHELRCHYCGYHESMVVKCPACGSRAVKTVGFGTEKIEDDLKIMLPQANVQRMDLDTTRAKNSYQQIISDFEKQNTNVLVGTQMVTKGLDFANVSLVGIINADSIIHYPDFRAHERAYQMFVQVSGRAGRKGKKGKVLIQTADPTQVIFDKVMRNDYEEFYNYEITQRHEHGYPPFTRIIKMTVKHVEQGVGEKAAILLAQELVERLGAGAVLGPEAPYIFRIRNFFLQEITIKLERAHTVLRHAKEQIGAAMDVVRDQKEFKQARLVADVDPM, from the coding sequence TTGACTTTAGCGCTTGATTTTATTTCGCCGACCCCGGCCAGCGCGCCCGACCGGGTGACGCTGTTCGTGGACGTGATTTTGCCCCTGCCGCTGCCCCGGCTCTACACCTACCGCGTACCGTTTGAGCTGAACGACAACGTGGTGATTGGGGGCCGCGTCATCGTACAGTTTGGAGCCAAGAAGACGCTGAGCTGCATTGTGGCCGCCGTGCACGAAACGCCGCCGGCCAACTACCAGGCCAAGTACATCCTCGAATTTATTGATGACGCGCCCGTCGTCACGCAGCCACAACTGAAGCTATTTCGCTGGATGGCTGACTATTACCTCTGCACGCTGGGCGAGGTCATCAACGCCGCGCTACCGGCCGCGCTCAAACTCAGCTCTGAGTCGCGCATCCAGCTGCACCCAGGCTTTGCGCGCGAAGACAACGAGTACCCGCTCACGCCGCAGGAAGGAATAATCGTCGACGCGCTGGGCACAGTGAGCGACGGCAAGGCCCTGACCTTCACCGAAGTGGGCGACCTGCTGGGCATCGCCTCGTTCCACAAGGTCATCAAGTCCTTGATGCACAAGGACGTGATTTTCCTTTTTGAGCATACCGCTGATAAGTACGCGCCCAAGGTGCTGAAAAAGGTGCGCCTGGCCCACCGCTACGTGAGCGCGGGGGCCCTGGAGGAACTATTCAACGTGCTGGGCAGCAAGCCCAAGCAGCTCGATGCGCTGCTGCACTACTTGCAGCGCGTGCCGGTGGTGCAAAACGAACACGCCAACCACGCGGGCCTCGAAAAAGCGGCCCTTACCAGCAGCCCGCGGCTATCGGCCTCGGCCGTGAACACGCTGATTAAGAACGGCGTACTGGAGCAGTTCGACCAAATTGTGTCGCGCTTTCCGATGGACGACGGCACGGCCACTCAGCCCAATTTCGACCTCACCGCGGCCCAGCTCGCGGCGCGCGACGAGATTATGACGCACTTTGGAGCCCGCGACATTGCCCTGCTGCACGGCGTGACGGGCTCGGGCAAGACCGAGATTTACATCGACCTGATTCAGCAGGCGCTGGCGGGCGGCGGGCAGGTGCTGTACCTGCTACCCGAAATTGCCCTCACGGCCCAGATTGTGACCCGGCTGCTGCGCGTGTTTGGGGCCCGACTGGGCGTGTACCACTCCAAATTTTCGGATAACGAGCGGGTGGAGGTGTGGAACGGCGTGCTCGGCGGACGCTTCCAGGTGGTGGTGGGCGTGCGCTCGGCGGTGTTTTTGCCGTTCGACAACCTTGCGCTCATCATCGTCGACGAAGAGCACGAGTCGAGCTACAAGCAGTACGACCCCGCCCCGCGCTACAACGCCCGCGAGGTGGCCTTGATGATGGGCAGCTTCCAGGGGGCCAAGGTACTGCTGGGCTCGGCCACGCCGGCCGTCGAAACCTATTACCAGGCGCGCCAGGGCCGCTACGGGCTCGTCACGCTCAGCAAGCGCTTTGGCGAGGCCGGCATGCCCGACGTGGAGCTGGTGGACACCCGCAAGGCCCGCGAGCAGAAGACGATGCACAACCACTTCTCGGCCGAGCTACTGGGCGAAATCGAACGAAAACTAGGGGCCCAGGAGCAGGTCATTTTGTTCCAGAACCGGCGCGGCTACTCGCCCGTGGTGGCCTGCGACGACTGTGGCTGGATTCCGAAGTGCGCGAACTGCGCCGTGAGCCTGAGCTACCACAAGCACAGCCACGAGCTGCGCTGCCACTACTGCGGCTACCACGAAAGCATGGTGGTCAAGTGCCCCGCCTGCGGCTCGCGGGCCGTGAAAACGGTGGGCTTCGGCACCGAAAAGATTGAGGACGACCTCAAAATAATGCTACCCCAGGCCAACGTGCAGCGCATGGACCTGGACACAACGCGGGCCAAAAACTCGTACCAGCAAATCATTTCCGACTTCGAAAAGCAGAACACCAACGTACTGGTGGGTACCCAAATGGTGACCAAGGGCCTCGATTTCGCCAACGTGAGCCTGGTGGGCATCATCAACGCCGACAGCATCATCCACTACCCCGATTTCAGGGCCCACGAGCGGGCCTACCAGATGTTTGTGCAGGTGAGCGGCCGGGCCGGGCGCAAGGGCAAAAAAGGTAAGGTGCTGATTCAGACCGCCGACCCCACGCAGGTCATCTTCGACAAGGTGATGCGCAACGACTACGAGGAGTTTTACAACTACGAAATTACGCAGCGCCACGAGCACGGCTACCCGCCCTTCACCCGCATCATCAAGATGACGGTGAAGCACGTGGAGCAGGGCGTGGGCGAAAAGGCGGCCATTCTGCTCGCGCAAGAGCTGGTGGAGCGCCTGGGCGCGGGCGCCGTGCTGGGCCCCGAGGCGCCCTATATTTTCCGCATCCGCAATTTTTTCTTGCAGGAAATCACCATCAAGCTGGAGCGCGCCCACACTGTGCTGCGCCACGCCAAGGAGCAAATCGGCGCGGCCATGGACGTGGTACGCGACCAGAAAGAGTTCAAGCAAGCCCGCCTAGTGGCCGACGTAGATCCCATGTAA
- a CDS encoding cytochrome c3 family protein encodes MSKAGVTPGATAGATPATAVAPAAGGADAAAIQAGDALFKANCTQCHAINEQVVGPALGGISKRRPITWIIPWIKNSSKLIASGDEYAIAINNKFQKQQMPSFGLSDKEIISIVAYITSQEGQPAAAVAGGVTVQNAGSTDGKASDASADGAGAGKYVDILLIALVVVLIVMVVTLIIIGNLMKDVLRGRKDLDGRDNEILEQRFDWGKFYRSPVLRGIVGVVFALVLLYEGVQSVMAVGLTQGYQPTQPIAFSHKLHAGTNQINCVYCHTSVYKGKSANIPSANICMNCHSQIKTESPEIKKIYRAIERKQPVQWVRIHNLPDLAYFNHSQHTQVAGLQCQTCHGPIQNMEVVYQYSALTMGWCINCHRESPLNTKGNAYYDNLVKLHDTKNAGAPFTVSSNGGTECSKCHY; translated from the coding sequence GTGAGCAAAGCAGGCGTCACGCCCGGCGCTACCGCCGGTGCCACGCCTGCCACAGCTGTCGCCCCCGCTGCGGGTGGGGCTGACGCCGCCGCCATTCAGGCGGGTGATGCCTTATTCAAAGCTAACTGTACCCAATGCCACGCCATAAATGAGCAGGTGGTTGGCCCTGCGCTTGGGGGCATCAGCAAACGCCGCCCAATTACTTGGATCATTCCGTGGATTAAAAATTCTTCCAAATTAATTGCCAGCGGCGATGAGTACGCCATAGCCATCAACAATAAGTTCCAGAAGCAGCAAATGCCCAGTTTTGGGCTGTCGGACAAAGAAATTATTTCGATTGTTGCCTACATCACTTCACAGGAGGGTCAGCCTGCCGCTGCAGTAGCAGGTGGGGTAACTGTACAAAATGCCGGTTCGACTGACGGGAAAGCATCTGACGCAAGTGCTGACGGTGCCGGAGCAGGTAAGTACGTTGACATTCTGCTCATCGCTCTAGTGGTAGTACTAATCGTGATGGTGGTAACGCTGATCATCATCGGCAACCTGATGAAGGATGTGTTGCGCGGCCGTAAAGACCTCGATGGTCGCGATAACGAGATTTTGGAGCAGCGTTTTGACTGGGGCAAGTTTTATCGTTCGCCGGTGTTGCGTGGCATTGTTGGTGTCGTATTTGCCTTAGTGCTGCTTTACGAAGGCGTACAAAGCGTAATGGCTGTGGGCCTGACCCAGGGTTACCAACCAACGCAGCCCATTGCTTTCTCGCACAAGTTGCACGCCGGTACTAACCAGATTAACTGTGTCTACTGTCATACGTCGGTGTACAAGGGCAAGTCGGCCAACATTCCTTCGGCTAACATCTGTATGAACTGCCACTCGCAGATCAAAACAGAGTCGCCGGAAATCAAGAAGATTTACCGCGCCATCGAGCGCAAGCAGCCAGTACAGTGGGTTCGCATTCACAACCTGCCCGACTTGGCTTACTTCAACCACTCGCAGCATACCCAGGTAGCTGGCCTCCAGTGCCAGACCTGCCACGGCCCTATTCAAAACATGGAAGTAGTGTATCAGTATTCGGCCCTGACCATGGGCTGGTGCATCAACTGCCACCGCGAATCACCGCTTAACACCAAGGGTAATGCTTACTACGACAACTTAGTAAAGCTGCACGATACCAAAAATGCAGGGGCCCCCTTCACCGTATCGTCAAACGGCGGTACCGAGTGCTCGAAGTGCCACTACTAA
- the rpsF gene encoding 30S ribosomal protein S6, whose product MEVRNYETVFIVTPVLNEGQVQETVEKFTQVLKENSADILSTEAWGLRKLAYPIQKKTTGYYFCLEFTGSGNIVDVLELAYRRDERIIRFLTTVLDKHAVDYNRRRRNGEMNQQKAAKETEAVAQ is encoded by the coding sequence ATGGAAGTAAGAAATTACGAGACGGTCTTCATCGTAACCCCCGTTTTGAACGAGGGCCAGGTGCAAGAGACGGTCGAGAAGTTCACCCAGGTGCTTAAGGAAAATAGCGCCGACATTTTGTCCACCGAAGCCTGGGGCCTGCGTAAGCTAGCCTACCCCATCCAGAAGAAAACTACCGGTTACTACTTCTGCTTGGAGTTCACGGGTTCGGGCAACATCGTTGACGTGCTGGAGCTGGCTTACCGCCGCGACGAGCGCATCATCCGTTTCTTGACCACGGTGCTTGATAAGCACGCCGTGGACTACAACCGCCGCCGCCGCAACGGCGAGATGAACCAGCAAAAGGCTGCGAAAGAAACCGAAGCCGTAGCCCAATAA
- the rpsR gene encoding 30S ribosomal protein S18: MNKPVDTRKKYCRFKKNGIKYVDYKDPNFLLKFVNEQGRVLPRRLTGTSLKFQRKVTQAVAKARHLALMPYIADALK, encoded by the coding sequence ATGAATAAGCCAGTGGACACGCGTAAGAAATACTGCCGCTTCAAGAAGAATGGCATTAAGTACGTGGATTACAAAGACCCGAACTTCCTGCTGAAGTTCGTGAACGAGCAGGGCCGCGTGCTGCCCCGCCGCCTCACGGGCACCAGCCTCAAGTTCCAGCGAAAAGTGACCCAGGCTGTGGCCAAGGCCCGCCACCTGGCCCTGATGCCTTACATCGCCGACGCCCTGAAATAA